A part of Streptomyces sp. NBC_01497 genomic DNA contains:
- a CDS encoding helix-turn-helix domain-containing protein, translated as MASNVNPTVRRRRLGQELRRLREQRGMTAEEVAERLLVSQSKISRLENGRRSISQRDVRDLCGVYEVEDRRIVDSLMQMAKDSRQQGWWHAFGDIPYSVYIGLETDAASLRVYEPQVVPGLLQTRDYAEALVAGALPEYAKTDVDKRVGVRMRRQDRIKDAESPLRLWAVVDEGALRRVVGSHQMMREQLEHLIEQSRLPHVTVQVLPFEMGAHPGISGHYAVLEFPDASDSSVVYIEGVTSDLYLEKANDVQRYSVMYEHLRAQALNVEQSRDFISAIAKDHATT; from the coding sequence GTGGCGTCCAACGTCAACCCCACCGTAAGGCGACGCCGATTGGGCCAGGAGTTGCGCAGACTCCGCGAGCAGCGGGGCATGACGGCCGAAGAGGTCGCGGAGCGCCTGCTCGTCTCCCAGTCGAAGATCAGCCGGCTGGAGAACGGGCGGCGTTCGATCAGCCAGCGCGATGTGCGCGACCTGTGCGGGGTGTACGAGGTCGAGGACCGCCGCATCGTCGATTCGCTGATGCAGATGGCGAAAGATTCGCGCCAGCAAGGGTGGTGGCACGCCTTCGGCGACATCCCGTACAGCGTCTACATCGGGCTTGAGACCGACGCGGCCTCGCTGCGGGTCTACGAGCCGCAGGTGGTGCCCGGGCTGCTGCAGACGCGGGACTACGCGGAGGCGCTCGTCGCGGGCGCGCTGCCGGAGTACGCGAAGACGGACGTGGACAAGCGGGTCGGTGTGCGGATGCGACGCCAGGACCGGATCAAGGACGCCGAGAGCCCGTTGCGGCTCTGGGCGGTCGTCGACGAGGGGGCGCTGCGCCGGGTCGTGGGCAGCCACCAGATGATGCGCGAGCAGCTGGAGCACCTGATCGAGCAGTCCCGCCTGCCCCATGTCACCGTGCAGGTGCTGCCGTTCGAGATGGGCGCGCACCCGGGCATCAGCGGCCACTACGCGGTACTGGAGTTCCCCGACGCGTCGGATTCCAGTGTGGTGTACATCGAGGGCGTGACGAGCGACCTGTACCTGGAGAAGGCCAACGACGTGCAGCGCTACAGCGTGATGTACGAGCACCTGCGTGCCCAGGCCCTCAACGTCGAGCAGAGCAGGGACTTCATCTCTGCGATCGCGAAGGACCACGCGACCACGTAG